The Streptomyces sp. R28 region CCACGAGCGGGCCCCCGTCCTCGGGCCCGCCGCCCACCTCCACCCCGTCCCCGTCGACCAAGGACCCCGCGTCCAGCTCACCGCCCCCGCCCGTGACCGGCCCACCGCCGCAGACCACCAGCTCGCCCCCGCCCAGCGCCCCGGTCACCAGCAGTGCCCCGCCGCCCGAGACGAGCGTGCCCGCCACGACCGAGCCGGCGACCGGCGCCCCGTCCACCGGCGAGCCCACCTCGCGCACGAACGCATAGCAACCACGCAGCGCCCCGCGGAACGCAGACGCAGAACGCAGAACCCGGGAGTCACCGGATGCCTTCAGGATCATCGACGTCGGGAGTGGGTCGGGTCATCGCCGGCCGTTATCTGCTGCTGAACCGGCTGGGCAGCGGCGGTATGGGACATGTCTGGCTCGCCCACGACCAGAGACTCGCCTGCGAGGTCGCGCTCAAGGAGATCGTCTTCAGGGACCCGGCCGAGGCCGACGAGCACGAGGCCCGGGTGGCCCGCGCCCGTGCGGAGGCCCGGCACGCGGCGGGGCTGCGCGGGCATCCGCATGTGATGACCGTGCACGACGTGCTGGAGCACGAGGGGCTGCCGTGGATCGTCATGGAGTACGTGGCCGACGCCGTCAACCTGCGCGACCTCATCGCCCGGCTCGGTCCGCTCGCACCCGCGGAGTGCGCCCGCATCGGGCTCGCCGTCCTCGACGCGCTGACCGCCGGACACGAGCGGGGCGTCATGCACCGGGACGTGAAGCCGGCGAACATCCTGCTGGCGCCGGACCGCACCGGGGCGCCGTACGGACGTGTGCTGCTCGCCGACTACGGCATCTCGGTGCAGCCGGACGCCGGGGAGAGGCGGTACACGCTGGCGTCGGTGCTCGTGGGTACGTCGGGCTATCTGGCGCCGGAGCGGGCCACGGGCGGGGCGCCCACGGCGGCCACCGACCTGTTCTCGCTGGGCTGCACGCTGTACTACGGCGTCGAGGGCCGGGGTCCCTTCGACCGCGAGTCGCATCTGGCGGAGATCACCGCGGTGGTCATGGAGGAGCCGCGGCCGGCCGCGCGGGCCGGGGCCCTGGAGCCCGTGCTGAAGGCGCTGCTGGAGAAGGATCCGCAGCAGCGGATGTCCGCGGCGCGGGCGGAGGCGGCGCTGTCGCGGATCGTCACGCCGGAGGTCGACGCGTACGCGCGGACCCAGACCGACCTCGGTTCGCAGCCGCACTGGGGTGGGGCGCCACCGCCAGGGCCCGCGCCGGGCGCGGCGGGGGCCGGCTCGCCACCTCCGTCGGATCGCCAGGCCTCCGTGGCCAAGCGGCGCGGTGGACCGCAGGGCTTCGGTTCGCTGCCTGAGCCGCCCGGCGGCCCGCGGGGCCTCGGTTCCCTGGCCGATCAACCGGATGAGCTGCGGGGCTTCAGCGCCTGGCCCGGCGACCGGCGTCCTACCCGCCCCCGCATCCTCCACGCGGTCCTCGCCGGGCTCCTCGGGCTGACGCTCGCGGGAGCCGGTGTCTGGTACGCCCTGGCACAGCAGTCGCAGACGGGCGGGGCGGAGCGGCCGTACGGCGACACCGTGGGGCTCGGTGATCCGCTCGAGGGCGGTGACTGCGTGCTCGCCGACTGGCCCGGCGCGGCCCCCTTCCAGGGCAGGCCGCGGCTGAGTCTGGATCCCGGCTGCGGGACGAAGGCACCGGACGGGCAGGTGATGGGGTTCGTCGCGGCCGCGTCCGCCGCCCAGGCGCGCCAGGAGGGGCCTGCGGCCTGCGAGGAGCGGACGGAGGAGATCCGCGGTCGGCTCGCGGACGTCCGCAGCTTCGCCGTCGTACCGACGCAGGCGGGGTTCGAGGCGGCCGGGCGGCGCACCGCCTGTCTGGTGCTGGGCGCGCACGGGCCGGTGTACGGGCCCCTGGGCGAGCATCGGAAGGCGGGGTCGGCCTTCGCCGACACGGCGACCATGCAGCGGCGGGACTGTCTGGACGTGCGCTCCCACCGGGACGCCCGCCTGGTGTCCTGCGCCAGCCCGCACGACGAGCAGGTGCTCGGGTTCACCCGGCTGCCGCCGACGTCACGCTGGCAGAGGCGCGCACCGAGTCGGACACGGCGTGTGCCCGGGAGGTGCCGCCGCGCGAGTACGGATTCGACCCTTCCGTGTACACGGCGGGCTCCTGGACGAGCGAGGGGTCCTGGAAGAACGGCACTCATTTCGTCGTGTGCACCGTACGGAGGCAGAACGGGGGCACCATGGAGGGGGACGAACCATGAGGAGGGTGTTGCGATGCCCGGTTCTAGCGGTTCCAGCGGTTCTACGGACGGGTCCACCAAGGCGATGGGGGTGGTCACCGTCGGCGGACTCGTCGTGGTGACGGCCTACACGGTGGCGCTCGGAAGCAATGGCTGGCTGTGGTTCGGGTGGGTGGTACTGGGGCTGATCACGCTGGGGATGGTCGTCAGCCGCGGCAGCTGAGCCTCACTCCCGGATGAGCCGTCCCGCGGAGTGCACGCCCGGCTGGTACTTCGGCAGCCGGGCGGTGATCTTCATGCCCGCTCCCAGGGCGGTCTCGATGACGAGGCCGTAGTCGTCGCCGTACACCTGCCGGAGCCGGTCGTCGACGTTGGACAGCCCGATGCCGCCCGACGGGCTGACCTCACCGGCGAGGATGCGGCGCAGCAGGGCGGGGTCCATTCCGGCGCCGTCGTCCTCGATGACGACGAGGGCCTCGGCGCCGGCGTCCTGCGCGGTGATCTGGATGCGGCACTTGTGGGCCTTGCCCTCCAGGCCGTGCTTGACGGCGTTCTCGACGAGCGGCTGGAGGCAGAGGAAGGGCAGGGCCACCGGCAGTACCTCCGGCGCGATCTGGAGGGTGACCGACAGGCGGTCGCCGAAGCGGGCTCGTACCAGCGCCAAGTAGTGGTCGATGGCGTGGAGTTCGTCGGCGAGGGTGGTGAAGTCGCCGTGCCTGCGGAAGGAGTAGCGGGTGAAGTCGGCGAACTCCAGGAGCAGTTCGCGGGCGCGCTCGGGGTCGGTGCGCACGAACGAGGCGATCACCGCGAGCGAGTTGAAGATGAAGTGCGGGGAGATCTGGGCGCGCAGGGCCTTGATCTCGGCCTCGATCAGGCGGGTGCGGGACTGGTCCAGATCCGCGAGCTCCAGCTGCACGGAGACCCAGCGGGCCACCTCGCCCGCCGCCCGCACGAGCACCGCCGACTCGCGGGGCGCGCAGGCGACGAGCGCGCCGTGGACGCGGTCGTCGACGGTGAGCGGGGTGACCACCGCCCAGCGCACCGGGCAGTCGGGGGTGTCGCAGGTGAGCGGGAAGGCCTCGCCGCGACCCGACTCCAGGGGCCCGGCGAGGCGTTCCATGATCTCCGTACGGTGATGTCCGCCCACCCCGTCCCAGGCCAGGACGTCCTTCTGGTCGGTCAGGCAGAGCGCGTCCGTGCCGAGCAGTGAGCGGAGCCTGCGGGCCGACTTGCGGGCGGTCTCCTCGGTGAGTCCGGCCCGCAGCGGGGGTGCGGCGAGGGAGGCGGTGTGCAGCGTCTCGAAGGTGGCGTGCTCGACGGGGGTGCCGAGGCCGCCGAGGTTCTCGGGGCGGGTGGTGCGCCGGCCGAGCCAGAAGCCGGCGGCGAGCAGCGGGAGGATCGCCACGCACAGGCCCGCGATGAATCCGCTCATCCCTTCACCTCCGCCC contains the following coding sequences:
- a CDS encoding sensor histidine kinase, translated to MSGFIAGLCVAILPLLAAGFWLGRRTTRPENLGGLGTPVEHATFETLHTASLAAPPLRAGLTEETARKSARRLRSLLGTDALCLTDQKDVLAWDGVGGHHRTEIMERLAGPLESGRGEAFPLTCDTPDCPVRWAVVTPLTVDDRVHGALVACAPRESAVLVRAAGEVARWVSVQLELADLDQSRTRLIEAEIKALRAQISPHFIFNSLAVIASFVRTDPERARELLLEFADFTRYSFRRHGDFTTLADELHAIDHYLALVRARFGDRLSVTLQIAPEVLPVALPFLCLQPLVENAVKHGLEGKAHKCRIQITAQDAGAEALVVIEDDGAGMDPALLRRILAGEVSPSGGIGLSNVDDRLRQVYGDDYGLVIETALGAGMKITARLPKYQPGVHSAGRLIRE